Proteins encoded by one window of uncultured Ilyobacter sp.:
- a CDS encoding DsbA family oxidoreductase — protein sequence MKIEIWSDFVCPYCYLAEKKLEKALETFEDKENIEISFRSFQLDSNEVRHERGNYYDFISKKYGVPYESAKARIDATKSEAAKVGLNYRYDIMIRNNTSLAHQAAKFAKDEGKEKLLVDSFFKAYFEEGADLGNLDTLLSLAGKIGLNREKLEKVLKEKSYLSEVTKDQIEASSIGITGVPFFIIDDKVAVSGAQSIEHFKGALKKAAEMSL from the coding sequence ATGAAAATAGAAATCTGGTCTGATTTTGTGTGTCCCTACTGTTACCTAGCTGAAAAAAAGCTGGAAAAGGCTCTTGAAACCTTTGAAGATAAAGAGAATATTGAGATAAGCTTTAGAAGTTTTCAGTTGGATTCAAATGAGGTAAGACATGAACGGGGTAATTATTATGACTTTATATCAAAAAAGTACGGAGTGCCTTATGAAAGTGCCAAAGCACGTATAGACGCCACCAAAAGTGAGGCTGCTAAAGTCGGATTGAATTATAGGTATGATATTATGATAAGAAATAACACTTCCCTGGCTCATCAGGCTGCTAAATTTGCCAAGGATGAGGGCAAAGAAAAGCTTCTTGTCGATTCTTTTTTCAAGGCATACTTCGAAGAAGGGGCAGACTTAGGCAATTTAGACACTTTACTATCCCTAGCTGGAAAAATTGGATTGAATAGGGAGAAGCTCGAAAAAGTTCTTAAAGAAAAATCATACTTATCTGAAGTTACCAAGGATCAAATAGAGGCTTCAAGTATTGGAATAACCGGTGTCCCTTTTTTTATAATTGATGATAAGGTCGCTGTTTCAGGTGCACAGAGTATTGAGCATTTCAAAGGAGCCCTAAAGAAAGCAGCTGAGATGTCGTTGTGA
- a CDS encoding haloacid dehalogenase type II: MIKIVLFDMNETMLDLSLLKENFDKNFDDNYVLKYWFTKLLHTSTVVGAMDEYKNFGELAEVVLESLFHENGKELTKETKLEILGAFRKLPAYDDVPKALKLLKENEIKVVAVSNSSLEMIKEQLTTAGIFDLFDTYYSVDSVKKYKPFKDIYQYVTLQEKISVENIAMVASHDWDLFGAKKVGLTTAYIKRKEEIFNPYYSQPDISETNLVDLAKKIIKIE; encoded by the coding sequence GTGATAAAAATTGTATTATTTGATATGAATGAGACAATGTTAGATTTAAGTCTGCTCAAAGAAAATTTCGATAAAAATTTTGATGATAATTATGTGCTGAAATATTGGTTTACTAAATTATTACATACATCTACTGTAGTAGGTGCCATGGATGAATACAAGAATTTCGGTGAACTGGCAGAAGTTGTATTAGAAAGTTTATTTCATGAAAATGGTAAAGAGTTAACAAAAGAAACCAAGCTTGAAATATTGGGTGCCTTTAGAAAATTACCTGCATATGATGACGTTCCTAAAGCACTTAAACTTCTTAAGGAAAATGAAATCAAAGTAGTTGCAGTATCTAATTCATCATTAGAAATGATTAAAGAACAACTTACAACTGCAGGAATTTTTGACTTATTTGACACCTATTACTCTGTTGATTCTGTAAAAAAATACAAGCCCTTTAAGGATATCTACCAGTACGTAACCCTTCAAGAAAAAATATCTGTTGAAAATATTGCTATGGTTGCTTCTCATGACTGGGACTTATTCGGAGCAAAAAAAGTAGGACTTACAACAGCATATATAAAGCGTAAAGAAGAAATATTTAATCCATATTATTCTCAACCAGATATATCTGAAACAAACTTAGTTGATTTAGCTAAAAAAATTATAAAGATTGAATAA
- a CDS encoding peroxiredoxin-like family protein — MKTLKDALEKRNSDKKKALPSSTLDYMDKVTRDLKEAGYESKPLNVGDKIPDGQLLNHRGETVSIKELLDNKSAIISFYRGTWCPYCNMELAFYDELLGENSDEKIAMFAISPEKPDVTMESVEIEKLNFSVLSDIDNKFARKLKLLFKVPEKLQTIYDGFGIDLKKSQGNEEAELPIAATYVIDGNGVITNAWVDADYTKRAEPTEVIEAYKKII; from the coding sequence ATGAAAACTTTAAAAGATGCTTTAGAAAAAAGAAATAGTGATAAGAAAAAAGCACTTCCAAGTTCTACGTTGGATTACATGGATAAAGTGACTAGAGATCTGAAAGAAGCTGGCTACGAAAGTAAGCCTCTTAATGTCGGAGATAAGATACCAGACGGGCAACTTTTAAATCACCGTGGTGAGACTGTATCCATAAAAGAGTTGTTAGATAACAAATCTGCCATAATAAGCTTTTACCGTGGAACCTGGTGTCCTTACTGCAACATGGAGCTTGCCTTTTATGATGAACTCCTAGGAGAAAATAGTGACGAAAAGATAGCAATGTTTGCTATATCGCCAGAGAAGCCAGATGTGACAATGGAATCTGTAGAAATTGAAAAGCTTAACTTTAGCGTTCTAAGTGATATTGACAATAAATTTGCCAGAAAATTAAAATTACTTTTCAAAGTTCCTGAAAAGCTTCAGACTATATATGATGGTTTTGGAATAGATCTGAAAAAATCACAGGGAAATGAAGAAGCTGAATTACCAATAGCAGCTACCTATGTTATAGATGGTAACGGAGTCATTACCAATGCCTGGGTAGACGCAGACTATACAAAACGTGCTGAGCCAACTGAAGTTATCGAAGCTTATAAAAAAATAATATAA
- a CDS encoding TetR family transcriptional regulator C-terminal domain-containing protein, which yields MKNKKMRKDEIIKASIDLMYLKGYNGTSVKDITDAAGIPKGSFYNYFEDKEQYAIDAIHHYYDNNPVYKIILSTNKDLEPLERIRNFFEQGIQNAVEKELKYGCFIGNLSQEMGDVTESISKAAADITKEIVLQVYKNLLEAHEKGDLKSNVDLKSLASFIISSWQGSLVRMKMSANKTALDDFYTILNEVLLK from the coding sequence ATGAAGAATAAAAAAATGAGAAAAGACGAGATTATAAAAGCTTCAATAGACTTGATGTATCTGAAAGGTTACAACGGTACAAGTGTAAAAGATATTACAGATGCTGCAGGTATTCCAAAGGGGTCTTTTTATAATTATTTTGAAGATAAAGAACAGTACGCCATAGATGCCATACATCATTATTATGACAACAATCCCGTTTATAAAATTATATTATCAACAAATAAAGATCTTGAACCTCTAGAGAGGATCAGAAATTTTTTTGAACAAGGAATACAAAATGCAGTGGAAAAAGAATTAAAATACGGTTGTTTCATAGGAAATCTCAGCCAGGAAATGGGAGATGTCACTGAATCAATATCAAAGGCTGCTGCTGATATCACCAAAGAGATCGTATTGCAAGTTTATAAAAACTTGTTAGAGGCACATGAGAAAGGAGATTTAAAAAGTAACGTCGATCTAAAAAGCTTAGCCAGCTTTATAATAAGCAGTTGGCAGGGATCACTTGTAAGAATGAAAATGTCAGCCAATAAAACCGCCTTAGATGACTTTTACACTATTTTAAACGAAGTCTTATTGAAATAA